From Paenibacillus sp. V4I7, one genomic window encodes:
- a CDS encoding conserved virulence factor C family protein, with protein sequence MKIISIEPTPSPNSMKLNMDESLPAGVRKTYTKENSMHAPESIGHLLAIQGVISVFHAADFIAVDRTSKGDWQFILARAREIFGEAQPSADGGLPPEQQPTAEAAFGEAQVLVQMFRGIPLQVRVRAGEEEVRVGMPERFTQAAVRAGTASPNLIKERKLEELGVRYGELGDIAGEVVQELDASYDDARVESLLSLAMQETSILATEESAGAEDAGAARAQLRHSDWKLRYAALQKIQPSLETLPLLVHALQDENTSIRRLATVYLGDIKEPEVLPFLYRALEDDTPSVRRTAGDTLSDIGDPAATPAMAKALKDRNKLVRWRAARFLYEVGDQSVLDALHAAADDSEFEVRMQVKIALERIEGGHAAEGSVWQQMTRRNE encoded by the coding sequence TTGAAAATTATATCTATTGAACCTACACCCAGCCCCAATTCGATGAAGCTCAATATGGATGAGTCTCTTCCTGCTGGTGTACGAAAAACCTATACAAAAGAAAACAGCATGCACGCACCTGAAAGCATTGGGCATTTGCTGGCTATTCAAGGTGTGATTAGTGTGTTCCACGCAGCGGACTTCATTGCCGTAGACCGGACCTCTAAGGGGGACTGGCAGTTCATACTGGCCAGAGCCCGTGAGATTTTCGGTGAAGCCCAGCCATCTGCAGACGGAGGCCTGCCTCCGGAACAGCAGCCCACGGCTGAAGCCGCATTCGGTGAGGCACAAGTCCTCGTGCAGATGTTTCGCGGTATCCCGCTCCAGGTGAGGGTACGCGCTGGCGAAGAGGAAGTTCGCGTAGGAATGCCGGAGCGCTTCACTCAGGCGGCAGTTCGCGCAGGAACGGCATCGCCGAACCTGATTAAGGAGCGGAAGCTCGAGGAGCTCGGCGTACGCTACGGCGAGCTCGGAGACATCGCGGGCGAAGTCGTCCAGGAGCTGGACGCTTCTTACGACGACGCCCGCGTCGAAAGCTTGCTCTCCCTCGCGATGCAGGAGACTTCGATCCTTGCTACGGAGGAATCCGCAGGGGCTGAAGACGCCGGTGCAGCCCGAGCGCAGCTGCGCCACAGCGATTGGAAGCTGCGCTACGCAGCGCTTCAAAAGATCCAGCCGTCGCTTGAGACGCTGCCGCTTCTCGTCCATGCCCTGCAGGACGAGAACACGTCGATCCGGCGACTGGCAACTGTATACCTCGGGGATATCAAGGAACCCGAGGTACTGCCTTTTCTGTATCGTGCCCTCGAGGACGATACACCTTCCGTTCGGCGGACTGCAGGCGATACACTGTCCGACATCGGCGACCCTGCCGCTACCCCGGCCATGGCTAAGGCGCTCAAAGACCGCAACAAGCTTGTCCGCTGGCGCGCGGCTCGCTTCTTGTACGAAGTCGGCGACCAATCCGTACTGGACGCTTTGCATGCGGCCGCAGACGACTCCGAGTTCGAGGTCCGCATGCAGGTGAAAATCGCTTTGGAGCGCATTGAAGGCGGCCATGCAGCCGAAGGCTCGGTTTGGCAGCAAATGACAAGAAGAAACGAATAG
- a CDS encoding guanylate kinase, translating into MYALKDKEMIFVFTGPHGAGRKTVAEMSGSTLGMKQVISYTTRPPKATEEDGQDYHFISPAEFAKAQAGGEFIEISTVNDHLYGIKSADIEHMFGLSGSIYLILNRFGAETLKKIYGDHVVLIFIHAGRDKLEKRMKESGDSEEIISKYLSYYEDELAFRDQCDHVFENVDLAHTVFDLTKTLDQYLNRNLVDLD; encoded by the coding sequence ATGTACGCATTAAAGGACAAGGAAATGATTTTTGTATTCACCGGTCCTCACGGTGCTGGTCGTAAGACGGTCGCAGAAATGTCAGGCTCTACTTTGGGCATGAAGCAGGTCATCTCTTACACCACCAGACCTCCGAAGGCTACCGAAGAAGATGGTCAAGATTATCACTTTATCTCTCCTGCCGAGTTTGCTAAAGCGCAAGCTGGCGGTGAATTCATTGAGATTAGTACGGTTAATGACCATTTGTACGGCATCAAAAGTGCAGATATTGAACACATGTTCGGGCTTAGCGGCAGCATTTATTTAATCTTGAACCGCTTTGGCGCCGAAACCCTCAAAAAGATTTATGGAGATCACGTAGTCCTTATCTTCATTCATGCCGGGCGTGATAAACTTGAAAAACGGATGAAAGAAAGTGGAGACTCTGAGGAAATCATTTCGAAGTATCTCTCTTATTACGAAGATGAATTAGCTTTCCGTGATCAATGTGATCATGTGTTTGAGAATGTTGATTTAGCGCATACCGTGTTTGATTTAACGAAAACGTTGGATCAGTACTTAAATCGCAATTTAGTTGATTTAGATTAA
- a CDS encoding DEAD/DEAH box helicase encodes MSNGFASLGIRESLVHVLQSGGVVDPTPIQKEAIPVLLKGTDVIAQAQTGTGKTLAFVLPILETIDVESPDVQALILTPTRELAIQISNELKNLVPVTGAKVLAAYGGQDVEKQLRKLQGNIHIVVGTPGRLLDHLRRGSINFYKLKILVLDEADQMLHMGFLHEVKDIIAQTSPYRQTLLFSATMPEQVVNLSKAYMKEAKEIKIQSKQVTLTEIKQVLVPTTDRDKQDALIAAIKEYKPYLAMIFCRTKAKAIALNEVLQEIGLMSDELHGDLSQAKREQVMKRFRDGRIELLVATDIAARGLDVEGVTHIFNYDVPQDAESYIHRIGRTGRAGESGVAVTFATQRDMPTIELIEKGIRMSLRSPEQQQRRVRSNSEEYVDTDGRGSARRSSGGQSRGGRNERNGAAEQRGGRSGRSGAREASRGGRDNVQYGTKSSSSRGDKFGARTAAPGSARTGPRPAKVNSERNPNTWGRAENKERPAATNAGPGRGDNMNAAKARVTKSWSGGEEAERAPRTAGRGDGTERRRSAPHGDKSYSPYNKYAGTGRDDAASASRTIRGGKGRGDSAERGARGAATPRGEGFGARGGAPRGEGFGTRGGAPRGDRPSAPRGGQAGGERSGQARGHGDSAERGARSSAPRGDSFGARGGAPRGDRSSSPRGGQSGGSRGSAPRGGGRGGKR; translated from the coding sequence ATGTCAAATGGATTTGCCTCATTAGGTATTAGAGAAAGTCTTGTACACGTATTACAATCTGGAGGAGTCGTAGATCCGACCCCCATTCAAAAAGAAGCGATTCCTGTTTTATTAAAAGGTACAGATGTTATCGCACAAGCACAAACAGGTACAGGTAAAACCCTTGCCTTTGTACTTCCTATATTAGAAACAATTGATGTAGAAAGCCCAGATGTCCAAGCACTTATATTGACACCGACACGTGAATTAGCTATTCAAATAAGCAATGAGCTGAAAAACCTTGTCCCTGTTACAGGAGCAAAGGTTTTGGCCGCATATGGCGGGCAAGATGTAGAAAAACAGCTTAGAAAGCTACAAGGTAACATACATATAGTAGTAGGAACACCGGGAAGATTGCTCGATCACCTTCGCCGCGGTTCAATCAACTTCTATAAATTGAAAATACTTGTATTAGATGAAGCCGATCAAATGCTGCATATGGGCTTCCTTCATGAAGTGAAGGATATCATTGCCCAAACATCCCCTTATCGTCAAACGCTGCTCTTCTCTGCAACTATGCCTGAGCAGGTCGTAAACCTATCCAAAGCTTATATGAAAGAAGCTAAGGAAATTAAAATTCAAAGTAAACAAGTGACTTTGACTGAGATTAAACAAGTCCTAGTTCCAACGACAGATCGAGACAAACAAGATGCATTGATAGCAGCTATTAAAGAATATAAGCCCTATTTAGCGATGATTTTCTGTCGTACGAAAGCTAAGGCTATCGCGCTCAATGAGGTTTTGCAGGAAATCGGCTTAATGTCAGATGAGCTTCATGGTGATTTGTCTCAAGCGAAGCGCGAACAGGTCATGAAGCGTTTCAGAGACGGGCGAATCGAACTTTTGGTAGCAACAGATATCGCAGCTCGTGGCTTAGATGTTGAAGGCGTCACTCATATTTTCAATTATGATGTCCCGCAAGATGCCGAGAGCTACATTCACCGTATTGGCCGAACTGGCCGTGCTGGAGAATCAGGTGTAGCTGTTACTTTTGCTACGCAGCGAGATATGCCTACCATTGAATTGATCGAAAAAGGGATTCGTATGTCTTTGAGAAGTCCGGAACAACAGCAAAGACGTGTTCGTTCCAACTCTGAGGAATATGTTGACACGGATGGCAGAGGTTCCGCACGCAGAAGCAGCGGTGGGCAATCACGCGGAGGCCGCAATGAAAGAAACGGCGCAGCGGAACAGCGCGGCGGACGCAGTGGAAGATCCGGCGCGCGCGAAGCTAGCCGCGGCGGTCGAGACAACGTTCAGTATGGAACGAAAAGTTCATCCTCTAGAGGCGATAAGTTCGGTGCTCGAACCGCTGCACCTGGAAGTGCACGTACTGGCCCACGTCCTGCGAAGGTCAACTCGGAACGCAATCCGAATACATGGGGACGTGCTGAGAATAAGGAGCGCCCAGCAGCAACGAATGCCGGACCAGGTCGCGGCGACAACATGAATGCAGCTAAAGCACGCGTCACCAAGTCATGGAGTGGCGGAGAAGAAGCCGAACGCGCGCCTCGTACAGCAGGTCGCGGTGATGGTACAGAGCGCAGACGTTCTGCTCCACATGGCGATAAGTCTTATTCGCCATATAACAAGTATGCCGGCACGGGGCGTGACGACGCTGCAAGTGCATCACGCACGATTCGCGGCGGCAAAGGCCGTGGCGACAGTGCGGAGCGCGGAGCACGAGGTGCAGCAACGCCTCGTGGCGAGGGCTTTGGAGCTCGCGGTGGAGCACCGCGCGGCGAAGGCTTTGGGACTCGCGGTGGAGCGCCGCGTGGAGACAGACCGAGCGCGCCTCGCGGCGGTCAAGCTGGCGGCGAACGCAGCGGCCAGGCACGCGGACACGGCGACAGTGCCGAGCGTGGAGCACGCAGTAGCGCACCACGCGGTGACAGCTTTGGAGCACGCGGCGGAGCGCCGCGTGGCGACAGATCCAGCTCGCCTCGCGGTGGGCAATCAGGCGGATCCCGCGGCAGCGCACCACGCGGTGGTGGTCGTGGCGGAAAGCGCTAA
- a CDS encoding YhcN/YlaJ family sporulation lipoprotein has translation MLRKLGFPICGMIFLLLTISGCAEKGREYGKSPDHTNFGAPVEKTEETERSYQTQQLYGPVTHNNTKLEYSQFLSNQLHAMNGVNTAIVMTTDQNAYVALMIDSSAVGTKGTTRETNNQGTSKGFYNDNAPFNDYLPSNDLNNGYNNYETAVHHDMLSHRFKQAMAEKIRTLQPNIMDVYISANRDFLNKMNNYAQESWKGHSLMPLLTDFNQTVTRIFGTAQVLPED, from the coding sequence ATGCTCAGGAAGTTAGGTTTTCCGATTTGTGGAATGATATTCCTCCTGCTGACAATTAGCGGTTGTGCAGAGAAAGGAAGAGAATATGGAAAAAGTCCCGATCACACGAATTTTGGCGCCCCTGTCGAAAAAACGGAGGAAACAGAGCGATCTTACCAAACCCAACAGCTCTATGGGCCTGTTACACACAACAATACGAAGCTCGAATACAGTCAATTTCTTTCTAATCAATTACATGCCATGAATGGGGTTAATACTGCCATCGTTATGACTACAGATCAGAATGCCTACGTAGCTCTAATGATTGATAGCAGTGCTGTAGGTACCAAGGGTACCACCAGAGAGACGAATAATCAGGGTACTAGCAAAGGTTTTTATAATGATAATGCGCCATTCAATGATTACCTGCCATCCAACGATCTGAACAATGGCTACAATAATTATGAAACCGCCGTGCATCATGATATGCTTTCTCACCGATTCAAGCAAGCCATGGCCGAGAAAATTCGTACGCTGCAACCGAACATCATGGATGTATATATTTCGGCAAACCGTGATTTCCTTAATAAAATGAACAACTATGCCCAAGAAAGCTGGAAAGGCCATTCGCTCATGCCGTTATTAACTGATTTCAATCAAACAGTTACTCGTATTTTCGGTACAGCGCAAGTGTTGCCTGAAGACTAA
- the coxB gene encoding cytochrome c oxidase subunit II, which produces MSRLKKLWRLVPLLAAMTFLLTGCGDPTLSALVPKGPVASEQLYLMKLSLFIMVFVVIVVFAIYVYVLIRFRKREGDNSVPKQVEGSHVLEIIWTVVPILLLLVLAVPTVTYTFKHSTNYNKDKEAVHVKVTAHQFWWQFEYPDLGIATAQELVVPKDKIIAFELVSADVAHAFWVPSLGGKVDTNPGITNTLYLQADEIATFQGRCTELCGASHALMNFTVESKTEADFNAWVAKMKAPVTVPATAQKGEELFKENCMSCHAVNANGPGVAPNLKGFADRDTLAGILEHTPEKMAEWIKNPQDLKPGNKMPAFGKEANGKLDDAQINDIVQYLQTLK; this is translated from the coding sequence ATGAGTCGATTGAAAAAGTTATGGCGTCTGGTGCCTCTATTAGCGGCAATGACGTTCTTGCTAACCGGGTGTGGAGACCCAACCTTGTCTGCTTTAGTGCCAAAAGGACCTGTTGCATCCGAGCAGCTTTATTTAATGAAATTAAGTCTCTTTATCATGGTTTTTGTCGTAATTGTCGTATTTGCAATTTATGTGTATGTGTTAATTCGCTTTCGTAAGCGTGAAGGTGATAATAGCGTACCTAAGCAAGTTGAAGGTAGCCATGTGCTTGAGATTATTTGGACAGTCGTTCCGATCCTCCTTCTGTTAGTACTTGCGGTACCAACGGTGACCTACACATTTAAGCATTCAACGAATTACAATAAGGACAAAGAAGCGGTTCATGTCAAAGTAACTGCGCATCAATTCTGGTGGCAGTTTGAATATCCCGATCTAGGCATCGCTACAGCTCAAGAGCTTGTCGTACCTAAGGATAAAATCATTGCATTTGAACTTGTTTCGGCTGACGTAGCTCATGCTTTCTGGGTACCGTCCCTGGGCGGTAAAGTAGATACAAATCCTGGAATCACGAATACGCTTTACTTGCAAGCAGATGAAATCGCTACGTTCCAAGGTAGATGTACAGAGCTTTGCGGAGCCTCGCATGCCTTAATGAACTTTACAGTCGAATCGAAGACGGAAGCTGATTTCAACGCATGGGTAGCGAAAATGAAAGCTCCTGTTACTGTGCCGGCAACTGCACAAAAAGGGGAAGAGCTTTTCAAAGAAAATTGCATGTCTTGTCACGCTGTTAATGCTAATGGTCCTGGAGTTGCTCCTAACCTCAAAGGTTTCGCAGATCGCGATACACTTGCTGGGATTCTGGAACACACGCCAGAAAAAATGGCAGAGTGGATCAAAAATCCGCAAGATCTAAAACCAGGCAACAAAATGCCGGCTTTTGGTAAAGAAGCGAATGGCAAGCTTGATGATGCTCAAATTAATGATATTGTACAGTACTTACAGACTTTGAAATAA